Genomic window (Mycolicibacterium smegmatis):
CTGGGTGGAGTTGGCGCGTGCCGACGCGCTCCGCGCCGGGATCGTCGAAGGGGACCTGGTCGAGATCCGGACGGTGCGCGGCTGTGTGACGGCCGCCGCGCGCCTGACCGACCTGCGCCGCGGGGTGGTGTTCCTGCCGTTCCATTACGGCTACTGGGACACGGGCGACGACGGCGGGAAGGACGGCCACCACCGCGCCGCCAACGAGTTGACGCTCACAGACTGGGACCCGGTGTCCAAGCAACCCATCTTCAAGACCGCGGCCGCGTCGGTGCGACGCATCGGTGCCGGCATGGCGGCCACCCCCGAACCCGTGGCCCACGCGGTCGCCGACGAACACCTCTGAGAGGGCCGATCATGACCAAGCTCGCGCTGCCGATCGTCCAGCTGCACCGCAGCGAGCGCCACCTCGCGCACGCGCTGCGGGCGATCGCCGCCCGCCACCACAGCGACCAGGACATCTGCCATCTCGCACGCGATCTCGCGGGCTGGTGTGACGAGCATGTCGAACTTCTGGCGCGGCACGGCCGTCGCTACCACGTGCGGCTGCCCGCCGGGCCGCGTCGCATCCACGCCCGGCGATGGATCCAGGAAAAGCTCAGCGATGCGCTGAACACGAGGCCGGAGCCCGCCCTGCTGCTCCTGGCCGATCTACGGCGTGTCCACCGCATCGCCGCGGGCGTGTCGCTGGACTGGGAACTGCTCGCCCAGGGCGCGCAGGCCACCAGGGACGACCAGCTGCTGGCGTTGACCCAGCAGTGCCACCCGCAGTCGCTACGGCAGATGCGCTGGGCGAATGCCATGCTCAAGGAGCTCTCGCCGCAGGCCCTGGCGGTGTGACCGCGAGCGTGACGGACACACAGCCGCCGTGACGCGGCGTTGTCGGCCGCATTCGGTAGGGTCCTCCGACGTGACTCAGAGCGTGCCTACGTCCGGTCCTGTCCCCGGCGTCCGATCGATCACCGCCCGGCTGGCCGAGGAGCTGTCCGTCGGTGAGCACCAGGTGGCTGCGGCCATCCACCTGCTCGACGAGGGCTCGACGGTGCCGTTCATCGCGCGTTACCGCAAGGAGGTCACGGGAAGCCTCGACGACGGTCAGCTGCGCACCCTGGAGGAGCGCCTGGCGTATCTGCGCGAGCTCGACGCGCGCCGTGAGGCCGTGCTGGCCTCGATCGAGGAGCAGGGCAAGCTCACCGACGAGCTGCGCGCAGCACTTGTCGCCGCGGACACCAAGGCCCGCGTCGAAGACATATACCTGCCGTACAAGCCCAAGCGCCGCACCAAGGCGCAGATCGCCAGGGAAGCCGGCCTGGAGCCGCTGGCGGACCGGCTGCTCGCCGATCCGAACCTGGTGCCCGAGGAGGTGGCGGGGGAGTTCCTCAACGAGAACGTCGCCGACGCCGCCGCCGCGCTCGAGGGTGCGCGCCACATCATCATCGAGCGCGCGTCCGAGGATGCCGAGCTGGTCGGTGCCACGCGTGAGAAGTTCTGGTCCGAGGGTTCGCTGCGCACCGCGCCGTTCTCCGAGGAGGCCGCGAAAAGCCCTGCCGCACAGAAGTTCCGTGACTACTTCGAGTTCTCCGAACCGCTGGAGCAGATGCCGTCGCACCGCGTGCTCGCGGTGCTGCGTGGCGAGAAGGAGCAGGCCCTGTCGCTGACGTTCGACGGCGGCGAGGACGAGGCCTACCAGGCGATGATCGCCCAGGCGCTCGGCATCGACATGACCTCGCCTGCGCCGGCGACGCCGTGGCTGGCCACCACCGTGCGGCTGGCATGGCGCGCCAAACTGATGATCTCGGCGTCGGTCGACGCGCGGATCCGGCTGCGCCAGCGCGCCGAGGAGGACGCCGTCGCGGTGTTCGCCCGCAACCTCAAGGACCTGCTGCTGGCCGCACCGGCCGGTACCCGCACCACGCTCGGCCTGGACCCGGGCTTCCGCACCGGCGTCAAGGTCGCCGTCGTCGACGGCACCGGCAAGGTGCTGGAGACCTGCGCGATCTACCCGCACCAGCCGCAGAAGCAGTGGGATCAGGCCAAGGCCACGCTCGGCGCGCTGATCGCCCGCCACGGCGTCGAACTCATCGCGATCGGCAACGGCACCGCATCACGCGAAACCGATGCGCTGGCTTCCGAACTCATCGCCGACATCCGCAAATCCGGCGCGAATCCGCCGATCAAGGCCATGGTCAGCGAGGCGGGCGCCTCGGTGTACTCGGCATCGGCCTACGCCGCGCGCGAACTTCCCGATCTCGACGTGACCGTGCGTGGTGCGGTGTCGATCGCGCGGCGCCTGCAGGACCCGCTGGCCGAACTGGTGAAGATCGACCCGAAGTCCATCGGTGTCGGCCAGTACCAGCACGACGTCACACCCGGGTCGCTCGCGCGCAGCCTCGACGCGGTCGTCGAGGACGCCGTGAACGCCGTCGGCGTCGACCTCAACACGGCCTCGGTACCGCTGCTCGCGCGCGTCTCGGGTGTCACCGAATCGCTGGCCGAGGCCATCGTCGCGCACCGCGAGAGCACCGGGCCGTTCCGCAACCGCAAGGCGCTGCTGGACGTTCCTCGCCTGGGCCCCAAGGCTTTCGAACAGTGCGCGGGCTTCCTGCGCATCCGCGACGGCGAGGATCCGCTCGACGCGTCCGGTGTGCACCCGGAGTCCTACCCGGTGGTGCGCCGCATCCTGGACCGCGCAGGTGTCACGCTCGCCGAACTGATCGGGGACACCCGCACGCTGCGCACTCTCAAACCGGCCGAGTTCGCCGACGACCGGTTCGGTGTCCCGACGGTCACCGACATCATCGGCGAGTTGGAAAAGCCCGGCCGGGACCCGCGTCCGGCGTTCTCGACGGCCACCTTCGCCGCGGGCGTCGAGAAGGTCGCCGACCTCAAGCCCGGCATGATCCTCGAAGGCGTCGTGACCAACGTCGCGGCGTTCGGCGCGTTCGTCGACGTGGGTGTGCACCAGGACGGTCTGGTGCACGTCTCGGCGATGGCCGACCGCTTCGTCTCCGATCCGCACGAGGTGGTGAAGTCGGGTCAGGTGGTCAAGGTCAAGGTCGTCGACGTCGACGTCGATCGCCAGCGCATCGGTCTGAGCCTGCGCCTCAACGACGAACCCGACAAGGGCAAGCGCAACGACCGTCGCGACGGCGGGCAGAACCGCAACCAGAACCGCGGCGGCGGTCAGCGCAACAAGGGCGGCAACAGCGGTGGGAACAAGGGCGGCAACAACCGCGGCAACAAGGGCGGCCGCCGGGACCAGCCCATGGGGTCGATGGCTGAGGCGCTGCGCAACGCCGGTTTCGGCCGGTAGGGGTCAGGACGCCGGGTCCTGGTGCCTGCCGCGCCAGGACCGGTACCCGCGGTGCGCCGCGAACGCACCGATGATCGCGGTGACGCACCACACCGCGATCGCGGTGTAGGCCAGCGGCGCCGACAGGTCACCGATCGACGCGCCGAGCGCGGTGTAGACGAACGCACGCGGCGCCGATCCGATGAACGAGCCGACCACCATCTGCCACAACGGCACTCCGAACGCGCCGAACGCATATGAGGCGAGCGCGTCGGAGATGCCGGGGACGAACCGCTGGCCGACGACGGCCCACAACCCGCCGCGTTCGATCTGCCGGTCGAGCCGGTCGGCACGCTCGGCGCCCAGCACACCGCGGGCGCTCTCGCGGCCGGCGCGCCGTCCGATGAGGCTCGCGACGGTGGCGGTGCCGACCGTGGCGCCCAGCGTGACGAACGTGCCCAGCACCGGGCCGAACAGGAAGCCACTGGTGCCTGCCAGGACGGGGCCGGGCACGAACAGCGCACCCAGGCACGCCGACACCACGACATAGACCAGGGGAGCGATCGGGCCGGTCGCCGACACCGCGCCGCGGATGTCACCGATGTCGACGACGCGCGCGACGGCCACCAGGTAGAACAGCCCGATCAGAAACGCCGCGAACAGCGCGAGCCGGATGATGTGCCGGGTGCGGCCGGTAGCGGGGGGATCGTCGGTGTCGGTCATGCTGACGCCGATTCTCCCGTACGGCGGGTGCTAGACCGACTCCGAGACTGCGCGTGCGGCCACATCCGCTTCGCGGAACCGGCCCCGCCAGTGCCGCGCCGGGTGACGCTCGGGCAGGTGGGGGCCGTTGCCGAAGAGCTTTTCGCGCAGTGTGCCGGGCGCGTACTCGGTCTGGGCCAGGCCGCGGGACTGCAGCTCGGGAACCACGTGGTCGATGAAATCGGCGAAGCTGCCCGGCGTGGTGATGTAGCGGATGTTGAGCCCGTCGACGCCCGCGTCCTGCCATTCCTCGAGCGCGTCGGCAATCTGTTCGGGGGTGCCGACGATGCGGGTCGACTCCTGCTGCTGGCGCACCAGGTCGGCGATGGTCGGGTTGGTGCCCGGCGGCGCGGCCGCGATGAGCGCCTCGATGGTGCTGCGCGTGCCCTGGACGGTGGGCGCGAGATCGCCGATGGGGGTGTGGTGGTCCAGACCGCCGAGGTCGACGCCGATACCGCCGCTGCGGTGTGCGATGAGGGCGTCGACGCTGAGGTACTCGTCGAGTTCGGCGGCGCGGGCCCTGGCCTCGACCTCGGTGGAGCCGACGACGAACGACAGGCCCTGGAAGAACTTGATGTCCTCGCGGCGGCGCCCGGCCGCCACCGCGCGGTCACGGGTGTCGTCGATCACGACACGGGCGCCCTTGGGCGAGGCCGCGTTGATGAACACCCCTTCGGCGTGGCGTGCTGCGAAAGCCCTTCCCGCGGTGGATGTGCCGGCTTGGAACAGTACCGGGGTGCGCTGCGGTGACGGGAAACTCAGATGCGGACCCTCGACGCGGTACCGCTTGCCGATGTGGTGGATCTTGTGCACCTTGTCGGGGTCGGCGTGGATGCCGCGTTCGCGGTCGCGCAGCAGCGCGCCGTCGTCCCAGGAGCCTTCCCACAGCTTGTAGACGACCTCGGTGTACTCCTCGGCCCACTGATAGCGCTCGTCGTGCTCCTCGCGTTCCGGCAGCCCGAAGTTGCGCGCAGAGTTCTGCAGCGCGCTGGTAACGACGTTCCAGCCGATGCGCCCCTTGGAGGCGTGGTCGAGGGTGGAGATCTTGCGGGCGAACGAGAACGGATGATCCTGCAGCACCGAACTGGTGATCACCAGGCCGAGGTGCTCGGTGGACAACGCCAGGGCCGAAACGATCGCAGACGGATCGTGATTCGGGATCTGCAGGCCCTCGCGCAGATAGGTCTCCCACCCGCCGCGGTAGTCGTCGTACAGTCCGACCACGTCGGCGAAGAAGATCGAGTCGAACTTCCCGCGTTCGAGGAGCTTGACCAGTTCGACCCACGGGTCGAGTTGGTCGAACTCCACACTGCGGGTCTCGGGGTTGCGCCACGCCCCGTAGGCGACGTGGGTGGCGGTGTTCATGGTGAAGGCGTTGAGGATCAGCCGCGGGCGGGTCATGACGCCGACGCTAGGACCGGTACCGGTCGCGTCCAACGGTTTATCTCACGAGGCGCGAAACCTGTTCGCCATAAGGGAATCACGAAGACAGATGGCCACGCAGCGTCGTCGTGCTGTACTCGCGGCGGAACAGCCCGCGCTCCTGCAGGACCGGCACCACGTGATCGACGAAGGCCGCCAGGCCGTCGGGCAACCGGTCGATGTTCAGGTTGAAACCATCGGCGGCGCCTTCGCGGAACCACAACTCGAGATCGTCGGCGACCGATTCGGGGGAGCCCACCACGTAGCGGTGCCCACCCGGGTTGCGGGTGAGCAGGTCGCGCACTGTCAGCCCTTCGGTCTGCGACTGCGTCACAAGCGCTTTGGCGAACGCCGGGCTGACCGACGGCGAGTCGGTCGGCGCGTCCAGGATCGCGGTGGGTACCGGTTTGTCGAGCACCAGCAGTCGCGGGTCGGCGCCGATACGCTCGGCGAGTTGGTCACGTTCGGCTTCGACGTCGACGAAGGCGTCGATCTCGGCCTTGCGGGCCAGCGCCTCGGCCTCGGTGCTGCCCACCACGACGAACAGGCCCGGCAGGATCGTGAGCTCGTCGGGCGAGCGGCCATGTTGGCGTGCACGGTGTTTGGCGTCCTGGGCGAACTTGCGACCGGACCCGATGTCGCGTTGCACGGTGAAGATCGCGTCCGCCCACCGGCCGGCCATCTCCCGCAACCGTTCGGAGTCCCCGGCCTGCACGATCACCGGCCGTCCCTGTGGGGTCTGCGGAACCACGCCGGGCCCGGCCACCGAGAAGAAGTCGCCGGTGTGGTCGATCGCGTGCACCTTGTCGGCGTCCAGGTAGGTCCCGGAGCGCTGATCGGCGCGCACGGCGTCGGGTTCGAAGCTGTCCCACAGGCTGCGCACCACCCGTACGACCTCCTCGGCCTTGCGGTAGCGGTCCTCGGGGTCGATCGCGGCCGCCTTCGAGAAGTTCGCCCGCGCGGCCGGATTGAGGCTCGTCACGATGTTCCATCCGGCGCGCCCGCCGCTGATGTGGTCGAGCGTCGCGATCTGCCGGGCGATCGTGAACGGCTCGGCGAAAAGTGCATTCACCGTGGCGATGAACCCGATGTGCTCGGTCACCTGGGACAGCGCGCTGAACAAGACGATCGGATCGCACGCCCGCCACGGTCTGCGGTAGGCCTCCCCGTCGAGTGCCAGACTGTCGGCGAGGAACAGCGAATCGAACAGGCCGCGCTCGGCGATGCGGGCCACTTCACGGAAATGCGCGGTATCGGTGGGTCCGATGACGTCGGGTTGCGAGCGCCACGAATGGTCGTGGCGGCCGGTTGCGAGCAGATTGAGGTTGAGGTGCAGGTGTTTTCGTCCGGTCATCGCGCGATCCGTTCGACGACGCGCTGATTCTCGGGCAGGCCCGGCGTCCGGGTGCCGAGGCGGTCCCGCAGTCGGGCGGGGGCGACATCGTCTCGGAAGACGCCGCGTTGTCGTAACAACGGGATCAGATCACCGGCGATGCGGGCGAAGCTCGATCCGCCCAGAAGCGTGAAACCGTCGGCGGCACCCTCGTCGATCCACTGCGTGATGATGTCGGCGGCCGTCTCTGCGGTGCCGACGATCTGGAAATGCCCGAACGACGTCGCATACCGCACCAGGAAGTCTCGCAGTCGCGGGTAGGCACCGGTTTCCACCCATTCGCGGTAGATCAGCGCACGGCTGACGCGGCGCCCGGTACGCTCCAGCTCCGCGCGGTCGGGGAACCGGTCGAGCGGGATGTGGTCGTCGAGGTCGAGATCGGAGAGGTCCAATCCGCCGATCTCGTAGGTGATGGCCTCCCTGGCACGTTCGAGGTCCAGGTCGGTGAGTTCGGCGGAGTAGGCGGCCCAGGCCTGTTCGTCGGTGTCGCCCAGGTAGATCCGGATGCCCGGCAGCACCTTGAGGTCGTCGGCGTGGCGACCGGCCGCGACGACTGCGGCCTTGAGCCTGCGGTAATAACGCTTGCCGGCGTCGATGTCCGGCGATGCGACGAACACCACCTCGGCGGTGTCGGCGGCCAGTGCGATGCCGTCGTCGGACGCACCGGCCTGCGCGATCAGCGGGAACACCTGCGGGCTGGGTGGCAGGTCGAGGGCCTGGTGGACGCGGAAGTGCTCGCCCGACCACCCGATGTCGTGGACCAGGTCGGTGTCGACGTAGATCTCGGCGTCGCGGTCGGCGATGATCGCGTTGGCATCCCACGACGTCCACAGGGCCTTGGTGACGTCGAGGAATTCGCGGGCGCGACGGTAGCGTTCGCGTGGGGCGGGAATCTGGGTGTAGCCGTAGTTGGTCTCGCCGTTGAAGGAGGTGACGACGTTCCACCCGGCGCGGCCGTTCGACAACCGGTCCAGCGAGGCGAGTTCGCGAGCCACCGTGTAGGGCTCGCTGAACTGTGTGGACACTGTGATCACCAAACCGATGCGTTCGGTGTGCGCGGCGAGATACCCGGCCAGGGTGACCGGTTCGAACGACCGCGGCCCCGAATGCCGGATGAGGGTGCGGTTGAGGCCGAGGAAGTCGGTGATGAAGATCGCGTCGAATCCGATGCGGTCGAGTTCGGCGGCGAACAGCGCTTTGTCGCGCTGTCTCTCGTTGGTCGGTGTGGCGGCTTCGGTGGACTTCCACTGCGGGAAACGGTCACTGAAGTGGAATTCCGACGAGACGAAGAACACCGCGGGGGAACGGGTCATGATGCCAGTGCCAATCGTGCGAGACGGCGGCCGGGAACCGCGTCGATGAGGGTGCGGGTGTAGGGCGAGGTGGGTGCGGAGAACACCGCGGCGGTGTCGCCACTTTCGGCCACCTGACCGGCCTTGAGCACGACCACGCGGTGCGACAGCTGTTGTACCACCGACAGATCGTGTGAGATGAACAGGTACGTCAGTCCCAGATTGTCCTGAAGGTTGCGCAGCAGCCCCAAGATCTGGTCCTGCGTGACGACGTCGAGGGCCGACAGCGGTTCGTCGAGCAGAATGATCTGGGGCTGCACCACCAACGCACGGGCGATCGCGACCCGTTGGCGTTCACCACCGGACAACTCGACGGTTCGGCGGGTGAGCTTGTCACGGCTGAGGTTGACGTTGTCGAGGGCCTCGGCGATGCGCTGGTCGCGGTTGTCGAGATGATATGCGCGTAGTGGGCTTTCCAGGACTTCGCGCACACTCCAGCGCGGGTCGAGCGCGGAATCGGGGTTCTGGTAGACGAACTGGATGTTCTTCCAGTGTGCGCGGCGGTCGCGGTGGCCGAGTCGCGTGATGTCGTGGCCCAGCACCTCGATCGATCCGCGGGTGGGCTGGGTCAATCCGATGATCATCTTCGCGGTTGTGGACTTGCCGGATCCGGACTCGCCGACCAGGGCCAGTGTCTCGCCGCGACGCACGGTGAAGCTGATGTCGTCGACCGCGCGGTGGCGGTGACGCCTGTCGAGCCGGAACTCCTTGCTGACGTGGGCGACTCGGATGATCTCGTCGGCAGGGGCATGGACATTCTCGTGGGCCGCGGCCGGTGGGGTGATGCCGGCCCCGATGCGGCGTACCAGGGCGGCGGTGTACTCCGACGACGGGCGGCTGACGATGTCGTCGACCGGGGCATCCTCCACGATCTGTCCCTTGCGCATCACCACGACACGCGATGCGTGATCGGTGGCGACGCCGATGTCGTGGGTGACGAACAGTACGGTGGTGCCGTGTTCGGCGACCAGGCGATCGAACACCCGCAGCACCTGGGCCTGCACGGTCACGTCGAGCGCGGAGGTCGGTTCGTCGGCGACGAGCAGTTTGGGGTTGAGCCCGAAAGCGATCGCGATCAGCACCCGCTGGCGCATGCCGCCGGACAGTTCACCCGGATGCTGGCGCAGCCGTCGCTCGGGTTGGTCGATCTCGACCTGTTCGAGCAGATCGATGCACCGCCGCCGACGCTCGGCGCGGCTGAGCTTCTCATCTCGGAGGTCGAAGATCTCGGCGATCTGCGAACCGATGGTGCGCACCGGGTTGAGCGACGCGCCCGGATCCTGCGGCACCAGTCCGACCGTGGTGCCGCGGATTCGGCTCCACTCCCGTTCGGTCAGGCCCAGGATGCCGGCGCCGTCCAATGCGAGGGTGTCGGCGGTGACGGTCGCGGTGCGTGGCAGCAGACCCAGCACGGTGTTCACCAGGGTGGTCTTGCCCGAACCGGATTCGCCGACGATGGCGACGAATTCACCGGCCGCCAGGCTCAGGTTCACGTGGCCGAGCGCGATCTTCGGTGTGATTCCGTCACCGGGATAGGTCACGGTGAGATCGGACAGTTCGAGCAGCGGCACGGCGGTTCTCCGATTCAGATGTTGTTGGACTTGAGCACGCGCCGGCTCACGACGCCGAGCGCGACGATGACGACGAGGATCACCGCACCGGGCAGCGAGGTGAGCCACCACGCGGTGGCCAGGTAGCTGCGGCCCTCGGCGACCAGGAGCCCCCACTCCGGGGTCGGCGGTGGTGCGCTGTAGCCGAGGTAGCCCAGGGCGGAGATCGCGAGAATCGCTGCGCTCAGGTCGATCACGGCCAGGGCCACCACGGCGCCGATCGCGTTGGGCACGATGTGACGCCGGATCACCGACCAGCTGCTCTCGCCGGAGAGGAACGCGGCCTCGACGTAGTCGAGGGCACGCACCCGCATCACCTCCGCGCGGAACACGCGCGCGAAGATCGCGATCGAACCGATCCCGACACCGATGCCGACCGACAGCGGACCGGCCCCGTAGGCCGTGACGATCCACACCGACACCAGGAACCCGGGCAGCGCGAGAAGCACGTCGCTCAACCGCATTCCGACCGCGTCGGCGACCGGACCCGACACGCCGGCCAGGATGCCGATGATGCTGCCGACCACCAGGCCGACGGCGACCGCGAGTCCCGCGGTGAGCAGTGTGTGGGACGTACCGTGGATGACGCGGGTCAACACATCGCGCCCGAGGTGGTCGGTGCCGAACCAGTGTGCCCAACTGGGCGGCTGGAACTTCTCCAACCGGTTGCCGTTGAGCGGGTCCGCGCTGGTGAACACCCCCGGCGCGACGGCCCACGCCGCCACCAGCACCAGCAGCGCCCCGGAGATGCGCGCCGACCACGGTGCCGCGCGCAACGCCGAAAGCGATTTGTTCCGGCGGGTTTCGGTGTCCGGGTGATCGGACGGTGGGCCGACGGTGATGCTCACGTGAACCTACCCAACCGGGTGCTGAAACCCTGCCGTTGTGACTTTGTGACGCGGGGGTCGAGAACCGGGTACAGCAGATCCACCAGCAGGTTCACCCCGACGATCACCACCGAGGTGAGCAGCACCAGGCCCTGGATCAACGAGATGTCCTGGTTGGACACGGCCTGCAGCAGCACGGTGCCCAGCCCGGACCGGGAGAACACGGTCTCGGTGACCACCGACCCGCCCAGCAGCGCACCGATGGTGGTGGCCGTGACCGTCAGTGCCGGGCCCGCCGCGTTCTTGAGCACGTGCCTGCGGATCACCCAGGTGGGGCTGCCACCTTTGGCGCGGGCGGTGTTGATGTGCGGCAGGGCAAGCGTGGCCTCGGCATTCTTGAGCAGCACCTGGGCGATCGGCGCCGAGATCGGCACGGCCAGCACCGTCGCCGGCACCAGCAGAGACGCCAGAGAGCCGTCGGGGAACAGCGAGAACAACCCGAGTTGCACCGAGAAGATCTGCAGCACCACCAGCCCCAGCCAGAATGTCGGGATCGCGCTGAACAGCGGGGGAATGCTGCGAATGAATGTCCGCAGCCACTCGAACCGGGTTGTCGAGGCCAGCAGCAGCGTCGCCAGCGCGAACGCCAACGCCAGGACGGTCGCGGTGCCGGCCAGTTTGAGCGTCTCTCCGATCACGCTGCCGATTCGGTCGGTGACCGCTTGTCCACTGGACAGCGAGAACCCGAATTGTCCGTGCAGCAACTGGTTGAGCTGTGAGAAGTACTGCACGTACGCCGGGCGGTCGTACCCGTAGAACTCCTTGACCTGCTCGACGATCTCCGGGTTGAAGTAGCCGTCGCCTTTGGCGACGAAGATCGACACCGGGTCGGTCGGCAGGATGCTCACGCCCCAGAAGATCACGGTGAATGCCAACAGCAGCACGAGCAGCGACTGGCCGATGCGGGCGGCGGCATAGCGGAGCATGGTCAGTTCTTCCAGGCGCTCTGGAACAGCGGTTCGGTGTAGTTGGTGAACTCGACGTGCACGTTGGGCGCGGCCGCGTGCACCTGCACCTCGTCCCACAGAATCAGTGCCAGTTGATCGTCGATCACCTTCTTCTGGATCCGCGCGG
Coding sequences:
- a CDS encoding LLM class flavin-dependent oxidoreductase produces the protein MTRPRLILNAFTMNTATHVAYGAWRNPETRSVEFDQLDPWVELVKLLERGKFDSIFFADVVGLYDDYRGGWETYLREGLQIPNHDPSAIVSALALSTEHLGLVITSSVLQDHPFSFARKISTLDHASKGRIGWNVVTSALQNSARNFGLPEREEHDERYQWAEEYTEVVYKLWEGSWDDGALLRDRERGIHADPDKVHKIHHIGKRYRVEGPHLSFPSPQRTPVLFQAGTSTAGRAFAARHAEGVFINAASPKGARVVIDDTRDRAVAAGRRREDIKFFQGLSFVVGSTEVEARARAAELDEYLSVDALIAHRSGGIGVDLGGLDHHTPIGDLAPTVQGTRSTIEALIAAAPPGTNPTIADLVRQQQESTRIVGTPEQIADALEEWQDAGVDGLNIRYITTPGSFADFIDHVVPELQSRGLAQTEYAPGTLREKLFGNGPHLPERHPARHWRGRFREADVAARAVSESV
- a CDS encoding NtaA/DmoA family FMN-dependent monooxygenase (This protein belongs to a clade of FMN-dependent monooxygenases, within a broader family of flavin-dependent oxidoreductases, the luciferase-like monooxygenase (LMM) family, some of whose members use coenzyme F420 rather than FMN.), yielding MTGRKHLHLNLNLLATGRHDHSWRSQPDVIGPTDTAHFREVARIAERGLFDSLFLADSLALDGEAYRRPWRACDPIVLFSALSQVTEHIGFIATVNALFAEPFTIARQIATLDHISGGRAGWNIVTSLNPAARANFSKAAAIDPEDRYRKAEEVVRVVRSLWDSFEPDAVRADQRSGTYLDADKVHAIDHTGDFFSVAGPGVVPQTPQGRPVIVQAGDSERLREMAGRWADAIFTVQRDIGSGRKFAQDAKHRARQHGRSPDELTILPGLFVVVGSTEAEALARKAEIDAFVDVEAERDQLAERIGADPRLLVLDKPVPTAILDAPTDSPSVSPAFAKALVTQSQTEGLTVRDLLTRNPGGHRYVVGSPESVADDLELWFREGAADGFNLNIDRLPDGLAAFVDHVVPVLQERGLFRREYSTTTLRGHLSS
- a CDS encoding NtaA/DmoA family FMN-dependent monooxygenase (This protein belongs to a clade of FMN-dependent monooxygenases, within a broader family of flavin-dependent oxidoreductases, the luciferase-like monooxygenase (LMM) family, some of whose members use coenzyme F420 rather than FMN.) is translated as MTRSPAVFFVSSEFHFSDRFPQWKSTEAATPTNERQRDKALFAAELDRIGFDAIFITDFLGLNRTLIRHSGPRSFEPVTLAGYLAAHTERIGLVITVSTQFSEPYTVARELASLDRLSNGRAGWNVVTSFNGETNYGYTQIPAPRERYRRAREFLDVTKALWTSWDANAIIADRDAEIYVDTDLVHDIGWSGEHFRVHQALDLPPSPQVFPLIAQAGASDDGIALAADTAEVVFVASPDIDAGKRYYRRLKAAVVAAGRHADDLKVLPGIRIYLGDTDEQAWAAYSAELTDLDLERAREAITYEIGGLDLSDLDLDDHIPLDRFPDRAELERTGRRVSRALIYREWVETGAYPRLRDFLVRYATSFGHFQIVGTAETAADIITQWIDEGAADGFTLLGGSSFARIAGDLIPLLRQRGVFRDDVAPARLRDRLGTRTPGLPENQRVVERIAR
- a CDS encoding ABC transporter permease, translated to MRAAPWSARISGALLVLVAAWAVAPGVFTSADPLNGNRLEKFQPPSWAHWFGTDHLGRDVLTRVIHGTSHTLLTAGLAVAVGLVVGSIIGILAGVSGPVADAVGMRLSDVLLALPGFLVSVWIVTAYGAGPLSVGIGVGIGSIAIFARVFRAEVMRVRALDYVEAAFLSGESSWSVIRRHIVPNAIGAVVALAVIDLSAAILAISALGYLGYSAPPPTPEWGLLVAEGRSYLATAWWLTSLPGAVILVVIVALGVVSRRVLKSNNI
- a CDS encoding ABC transporter ATP-binding protein — its product is MPLLELSDLTVTYPGDGITPKIALGHVNLSLAAGEFVAIVGESGSGKTTLVNTVLGLLPRTATVTADTLALDGAGILGLTEREWSRIRGTTVGLVPQDPGASLNPVRTIGSQIAEIFDLRDEKLSRAERRRRCIDLLEQVEIDQPERRLRQHPGELSGGMRQRVLIAIAFGLNPKLLVADEPTSALDVTVQAQVLRVFDRLVAEHGTTVLFVTHDIGVATDHASRVVVMRKGQIVEDAPVDDIVSRPSSEYTAALVRRIGAGITPPAAAHENVHAPADEIIRVAHVSKEFRLDRRHRHRAVDDISFTVRRGETLALVGESGSGKSTTAKMIIGLTQPTRGSIEVLGHDITRLGHRDRRAHWKNIQFVYQNPDSALDPRWSVREVLESPLRAYHLDNRDQRIAEALDNVNLSRDKLTRRTVELSGGERQRVAIARALVVQPQIILLDEPLSALDVVTQDQILGLLRNLQDNLGLTYLFISHDLSVVQQLSHRVVVLKAGQVAESGDTAAVFSAPTSPYTRTLIDAVPGRRLARLALAS
- a CDS encoding TVP38/TMEM64 family protein, giving the protein MTDTDDPPATGRTRHIIRLALFAAFLIGLFYLVAVARVVDIGDIRGAVSATGPIAPLVYVVVSACLGALFVPGPVLAGTSGFLFGPVLGTFVTLGATVGTATVASLIGRRAGRESARGVLGAERADRLDRQIERGGLWAVVGQRFVPGISDALASYAFGAFGVPLWQMVVGSFIGSAPRAFVYTALGASIGDLSAPLAYTAIAVWCVTAIIGAFAAHRGYRSWRGRHQDPAS
- a CDS encoding Tex family protein; the protein is MTQSVPTSGPVPGVRSITARLAEELSVGEHQVAAAIHLLDEGSTVPFIARYRKEVTGSLDDGQLRTLEERLAYLRELDARREAVLASIEEQGKLTDELRAALVAADTKARVEDIYLPYKPKRRTKAQIAREAGLEPLADRLLADPNLVPEEVAGEFLNENVADAAAALEGARHIIIERASEDAELVGATREKFWSEGSLRTAPFSEEAAKSPAAQKFRDYFEFSEPLEQMPSHRVLAVLRGEKEQALSLTFDGGEDEAYQAMIAQALGIDMTSPAPATPWLATTVRLAWRAKLMISASVDARIRLRQRAEEDAVAVFARNLKDLLLAAPAGTRTTLGLDPGFRTGVKVAVVDGTGKVLETCAIYPHQPQKQWDQAKATLGALIARHGVELIAIGNGTASRETDALASELIADIRKSGANPPIKAMVSEAGASVYSASAYAARELPDLDVTVRGAVSIARRLQDPLAELVKIDPKSIGVGQYQHDVTPGSLARSLDAVVEDAVNAVGVDLNTASVPLLARVSGVTESLAEAIVAHRESTGPFRNRKALLDVPRLGPKAFEQCAGFLRIRDGEDPLDASGVHPESYPVVRRILDRAGVTLAELIGDTRTLRTLKPAEFADDRFGVPTVTDIIGELEKPGRDPRPAFSTATFAAGVEKVADLKPGMILEGVVTNVAAFGAFVDVGVHQDGLVHVSAMADRFVSDPHEVVKSGQVVKVKVVDVDVDRQRIGLSLRLNDEPDKGKRNDRRDGGQNRNQNRGGGQRNKGGNSGGNKGGNNRGNKGGRRDQPMGSMAEALRNAGFGR